From the genome of Malus domestica chromosome 04, GDT2T_hap1, one region includes:
- the LOC103434222 gene encoding inositol phosphorylceramide glucuronosyltransferase 1, which translates to MRLKAWFVLTALVLAAAVIQQNAAFDSSSSSSRRQTSPEAYVTLLYGDEFLLGVRVLGKSIRDTGSTKDMVALVSDGVSNYAMKLLQADGWIVEKISLLANPNQVRPTRFWGVYTKLKIFNMTNYKKVVYLDADTVVVKSIEDLFKCSKFCANLKHSERLNSGVMVVEPSETLFNDMMRQVTTLPSYTGGDQGFLNSYYSDFPNAHVFEPNLSQEVRKSRPVPKMERLSTLYNADVGLYMLANKWMVDESELHVIHYTLGPLKPWDWWTSWLLKPVDVWQNVRVQLRETLPGTGGGGNPNDAFLVKFLFLLPFCALLFCYYRSCVQTKDYFGSLCRNSLYDQIKHIYYKIRSMGTLNYTVVSTSSSINPNHQTKVPVYLGGISIVVCFMAALVALALSLAIVPRQVMPWTGLLLMYEWTFTIFFILFGGYLHLIYQWGKTTAVQAGTSPSGPESVDYDSGKGHQRQASLCDNATFYYGLGMAFLAVAAPSLPCLFGITALFLRLGLMVVGGLVLASFMTYASEHLATRSFLRGFEDRDATRSRSLCLFC; encoded by the exons ATGAGACTCAAGGCGTGGTTTGTGCTCACGGCGCTTGTGCTCGCCGCCGCCGTGATTCAACAAAACGCCGCGTTTGATTCCTCGTCGTCGTCTTCCCGGCGCCAGACTTCGCCGGAGGCTTACGTCACGCTGCTGTACGGAGATGAGTTCCTATTGGGCGTTCGAGTCCTCGGGAAATCGATACGGGACACTGGATCGACCAAGGACATGGTGGCTCTGGTCTCTGATGGCGTCTCCAATTACGCCATGAAGCTTCTCCAG GCTGATGGATGGATAGTGGAGAAGATTAGTTTATTGGCAAATCCTAATCAAGTTCGACCGACGAGGTTCTGGGGTGTCTACACAAAGCTCAAAATTTTTAACATGACAAACTACAAGAAAG TTGTGTATCTTGATGCGGATACTGTTGTTGTCAAGAGCATTGAGGATCTTTTCAAATGCAGTAAATTCTGTGCTAACTTGAAGCATTCTGAGAGGCTGAACTCTGGGGTGATGGTAGTGGAACCATCGGAAACTCTTTTTAATGACATGATGAGACAAGTGACCACTTTGCCTTCTTACACTGGAG GAGATCAGGGGTTTCTGAATTCATATTATTCTGATTTTCCAAACGCCCATGTCTTTGAGCCAAATTTATCACAAGAGGTGCGAAAGTCTAGACCAGTTCCTAAAATGGAGCGACTTTCCACTTTATACAATGCAGATGTCGGTCTTTATATGCTGGCAAACAAG TGGATGGTAGATGAAAGTGAACTCCATGTCATTCACTATACACTGGGCCCCCTCAAACCTTGGGATTGGTGGACTTCTTGGCTTTTGAAGCCGGTCGATGTCTGGCAG AATGTTAGGGTACAGCTTAGGGAAACCCTTCCAGGAACTGGAGGTGGCGGAAATCCAAATGATGCTTTTCTTGTGAAGTTTCTTTTCCTGCTACCATTTTGTGCTCTACTATTTTGTTACTATCGGTCTTGTGTTCAG ACAAAGGATTACTTTGGCTCATTGTGTAGAAATTCATTGTATGATCAAATCAAACACATTTACTACAAAATTAGATCTATGGGGACGCTTAATTATACTGTTGTTTCTACATCATCCTCCATCAATCCCAATCATCAG ACCAAGGTGCCGGTGTACTTGGGTGGGATCTCTATTGTTGTCTGTTTCATGGCTGCCCTGGTGGCCCTTGCCCTTTCTCTTGCAATTGTGCCTCGACAAGTTATGCCATGGACTGGTTTACTATTGATGTACGAGTGGACATTCACAATCTTCTTTATATTATTTGGAGGGTATCTGCATCTAATTTATCAGTGGGGAAAGACAACAGCAGTGCAAGCAGGAACCTCGCCTTCTGGTCCTGAATCAGTTGATTATGACTCTGGAAAAG GTCATCAACGGCAAGCATCTTTGTGCGATAATGCTACATTCTATTATGGGCTAGGAATGGCTTTTCTGGCCGTTGCTGCGCCATCTTTGCCATGTCTTTTTGGGATAACAGCTCTATTTTTACG GCTGGGTTTGATGGTCGTCGGAGGCCTAGTTTTGGCATCGTTCATGACTTATGCTTCAGAG